The nucleotide sequence GCCCACAGGGAAACTCCCGTATaggaccacgacctacttaataatACTTAATgttattaagtaggtcgtgtATAGGACAATGAAGTCCTCCGTGCCTACGGTCACCCTTTGAAGCCCTAATCTTCCCCCAGGAGACAGGTTTACCGGCTACAAAAAAAAGCCCTCGCGCACAAAAAGGAAGACAGGTGCTGACCTCGACTGATCGCGCAGACGTTATGACGTCATAGGTCGTCCCTCTCCTCCTCGTTACACCCCGGGGAGCGAGTCGAGAGTGAACGAGCGCAGCTGCGTATGTGTATGTATTACTAttctaaaaaaaatacatatataaCGGCTTTCACGAGACTACATTGCGCGCATCAGTATGTTGAAATgttacagaaaagaaaaagaaaaatagacgaGAAAATTTCGCTTGATAGGAAATGTGTCGGGTGATTTCAAGAGGAGAGACTGTTCGTTAGGGAAACGTAGGGAACTTCGAAAGAGGGTAGAGGTACGCATAGACTAGAGATGTTAGCGTGCCCACGCATTAAGGTGATTTCTGGTTTCGCTTCACTTGTGTTTCCTGTATATTCTTTTGCTTTGCATACGAAAAAAATTGGCATAAACAGGGGAGCACGACTGCTGCCCCTTTACGTGTACGAGTGTGGCGGCCGCAAGCGACTTAGCATCACGTTTTTCAGGTCCTCGCTGCGGGCTCTGCCATTGCATTCACGGCGCTCATTATGCCAGGGAAACCGCTAATTAGGATGTCCAAGGATTCTATAACTTTGAAGAGGAGGACAGAGGCTTGCGTTGACATTTTTCTCGAAATTCTTCGGTATATATTCTGTGGTTCGGCAGACATGCTCACATCTGATACGAGGATATGTCTTTCGTCAACAGAAATGCCTTGCCGATCAACATTGTCGAGTCTtgcctcttcaccgtacgtagTTGAAAAGTTTTCTCCCGCGCTGACACTTAGGACTGGTTAGCAACGTCTTACGTATTTTCAGGTAACAGTGGTTAACCCCCCAGCCAATACTTCCAGCAGTAAGGcactcttttttgtgtgtgtgcgagtggtGCATATCCCCGTTTTGTGTGCGAGTGGTGCAGTTGATAGTCACAAACGGAATCGTCTACTTGCCTGTATAGATGGGACCGAACTCGACAACCTCGCTACTATACAACGCACCGCACTGACCAACTACTTGGGGCTCGTCGTATTCTGCATAATCGTCGGGGCAGTGCTTAGCACCGTGCCCTTGGAGCAGAGGGTGATGACTGATATCTTCGTCTGCCTCAGCGAAGCTATGAAATCACTCACCTACTTCTCTCTATGGTGAGACTGCCGCACTTTACGTGAGTGCCTTTGTAATTTTATCAACCTTGACGTGCATGTAGGTACTTCCCAATCGGAATATGCTTTATGATCACGGTTCAGATACTTCTCTCCAACGAGTTCTTCAGGCGGCTAGATGATAGCCCCGACAGCATAACGTTGAGGTCCTACATCTTCACGATGCTTCTCTGTCAGGGATTCCACCTGATGGTCACGTTGCCCCTCATGCTGTACTTCTTTGGCAAGCGCCGCTATACGGGTCTCTACGCTAACCTCGGTTTCATAATTGTCACTGCGTTCGGCTCCAGTTCCAGGTACCGTACTGATCTGCATTTATGTCTACGCGTGCTTAGAATATATGACGTAAAGTTACTGCAACAATGGCGAAGCGGACACAGAAATGGGCAAACGAGTCTGCTCCGCCATCGCAGCTTCGTCCCGTGATCTGTGTCACACCATCCTCCTTGCCCATTGCATACTGGGCGACGAAAGCCGCATCGCTCCATAGCCACCAAGACACAGAAGGCGTACTCCTGTGCCTGCCTCACTAGATCTCTTCAGATATGATCTCTCGAGGGAGGGGGGGTCGAACCCCGAAACCCCCCTGTGACAACGGTACTGGCCTGCTTAAAGAAGTCTAGAGAACTAACAACTAACTTGACAACTAACACGAACTTATCCGCATGCAACagtatgaaaaagaaaagaagcgcaCCCGGACATAGACACGTGCGTTCCTGTTCAACTCATTCTGCATGgtgaaacgaggaggaggaggaaaaggaaaaaCTTCACCGGTGGGTGACCACGCCCCCAATCGCAGCCACTCTAAACCAATCAGCAGGCTGTACCGTCATGACGTCAAAGCAACCCGGACGGCTAGTTGCAGGCCCTGCGCACGTGCTGACATGCAAAGTCGGGatgcttcagccaatcgccgctGACTGTTTCAAGCACAGGCTTGCTGAGGCTGCCATCCCAACTCAACTCATTCATATAAGTGCTTATTGTATGTCCAGGACATCAGGTACCGCCGCGTGGCATGCCTGTGAAGCGGCTCCGTAAATATACACACCTTGAATGCCAATACAATTACACTTCAAGCAAGtggcaccagctccggtggcgcagcggtaacgcgtgcgcttggagactgggaggtccgcggttcgaatccgcgggccggctgtgccgtctggggtttttcctgggtttccctcagatgtgtaataggcgtatgccggcacagttcccctgaagctatcctccccccgagcggattccgctcggtcttccacttcaccctttcctctcctcctctccaccacctttcccttcccgagaaacatgccgcctattcaggcaggcagacctctcgggttcctcgaCGACactcctccctcctcctccaAGCAAGTGGCCGCCGAAAGCATTTCGTGATTGGTGGACACTTCATCCCTACGTCACTTCGTTTCTTTGCAtactctaggtggcgttgccatAGCTAGCAAATCCCTGGTTGGGTACGTTGGGACATTTCTAGGGCACAAGTGTAATGCAACAGGTCCACGAGGATGTAAGGAAGGATGTAAAGGTTATGGCGAATTCGGCTGGTCATTTTGTGCCAACTTTTTTTGCCTAATCCCGGGCAGTCcggttcgcttggtcaaagcgaatCTCGTATGTtcacgtggcgctttccgagcgcccagaatttgccagctagcatttttttttttcgccgggCTCGAAACGAcggagcagcgggttgcccaaatatatccggtgtcgtcacatccgcactgcaaggTTGGCGAGGGGCCGCATTGGCtagcacgtcgaagttcacgtgggatCGTgggatagcagacgacgaaaccgaaacccgaagacgagcgaccgcgatgcccctagcgtgatccaagcagctaaaaccgctagattccttgCACTCCATATTCAGGTGGCAacagtcacgtgatccagcgcgagaaatttccgagcgccaggcCGTGTcaccatgaaatgaccacccgaattcgccattagtatCGAAGTCCTAATGGTCCAAGTTTGAAATCTGGCACCAGCAGacactggctttttcatgaaccACTGTATTTACATTGTGCCAATTCTTAGGCACTCTTCCACAGGGCTAGGAGgagcacaaaaaaaagaaaaaaaacaaaaacgaacacGAGACACGGCATATATACACACAACACAGAGCGCAATAATGCATTTGGCAACGCTCCCAACTTTTTCCTGTGTACTACTGTTACAATGTAACTGCTGCCCCAATTTTTTGGAATCCCCCCACCCCACATGCTTGCAGTTTGTTAGTGTGGTGAATGCACTGATGCGTCAGCAGTAGTAAACATTCTCAAACGTACTACACGTACGCCAGTACGTTTGCATCATGCCTcaattcttgttgttgttgttatgcttTAGCAATGCTACAGTGCCAATCACGATGTTCACCTTGGAGCGGAAGATGGGCATGGACCCCAGTATGGTGGGGATCGTGTCGTCCATTGGGTCTTGCGTCAACTTCGACGGCCTTATTATTCACAGAATTGTTACGCTGCTCTACTACGCTCAACAGACCAACATGGTCCTCTCGCTGATCGACTATGTTTACATCAGGTATAGCCGAACTTCTTAATCGGATCTCTGCCAACGTTGAGAACCTTGATTTCAGCATGTACGTGGTGCTGAGGAGTCTCCAAGTAGTTGGAAAAGCTGGCGGCCTAGAGGATCAAGTTATTTGTGACCTCCTAGTCCTTGGTATCCCAGCAAAAAGCACAATGGACGTATTCATCACAGAGTGGCTCCTGTGAGTTCACTTTTTACTGCTCACCGCTTGTGACGAGGTATTGTCCACAAAATGCTCAGATTCCTCAACTTAACCCACCTAACTGTCTGAAATATACCAACAAATTGGTCAACTTTATCAAGAAAAATGCGAAAATTTATAAAATGTATGTATGATAAGGAGCATTATGACATATGTTGTGGGTCACACCCTCTCCCAAGCAATTAGAAATACATAGAAGTATTGCGATGTATGGCTCACATGCACACACTTCTTTAGCATCAACTACTACTGTGAAACCTTGGTAAAACaaaaagtgaaagaaaaagTTGTGACTGGGAAAACTTTGTGGAAACACTAGAAAGAAGGTGCAAAACATGTATTATGTGAGAAACTTGCACATCATCTTTGAAAGCCAGTGTTGTTAAGCCTGCAATGTTTCTTCGTTGTGTCCAATTTAACCTTCTTCGCGATTGCATGGAGCATATTTTGACACACAAATCTATGCCTTCCTAATCACCTATGAAACCATTTTTTAACAACAGTACACTTTTACCCGAACGAACCCTCCCAGTGCATGACTATGTCAATACAGAAATGTGATCTAATAATTCAAATGTACTTCGCACGAGTAGTCACAACTGTAACAGGCGGCATTTTTTATTCCTTGCAGAGATCGTTGCATGACTGTGGTAAATGTCATGGGTGATGTAGTCGCATGCAGCGTCCTTGACAACAGTGTCATGAAGGGAGAAGAAAAGTGTGTTCTGTGAAGGATTGAAGCTTGTTTTTTCCTGTGCCGCAAAGTTTATAATAGTTTGTACTGGGGGGCATTGGGACAAACGGCCAACAAGCTTGACAAGGTCCCAAGCCCTTGTGATAGTGATGGTCCCCACAAATACAAGCTGTCCAGTTCATAGACATTCCAAACCCAATCATGATTAGAGTAAACTGCAAATGCTATCGTTATTCTCCAGTTTtctcatcttctttttcttttctatctCTCCTCTTTGCATCACTTAATGTGGAAATCACATTACAGGTTGACACGAAGCTTGTACTACACTTGTACTCTACTACCAGCACATggttttcaattcaatttcattGAAAAGATTCACCACTGAATGAGCATTCGTATTCATGTGAATATTGGCAACTTCCTTGTGTCTGGGCAAGTTCCATTCTAAGGCTCTTTCGGGTTTTACCCTGGGTGACAATGGCCCGAATTGAGC is from Ornithodoros turicata isolate Travis chromosome 8, ASM3712646v1, whole genome shotgun sequence and encodes:
- the LOC135367160 gene encoding excitatory amino acid transporter-like; translated protein: MAILRGAEEEDEGTCDHEPHVNTRGRRVQELPGLTAGTDVELVKLCPPSTESDCFIWAVSFRTCFREPYQGTISSMKPLLPAPTPASVLDLLYADEVAQESGSAVLVNNLLLVLLTSSVLAGFGLGQVTRQSEGQWTTKQIMLVGLPAELFLRLASLLVLPLIMASVIASVSTSERSWLGKLGRNCALYFVVTKVLAAGSAIAFTALIMPGKPLIRMSKDSITLKRRTEACVDIFLEILRNALPINIVESCLFTVTVVNPPANTSSNGTELDNLATIQRTALTNYLGLVVFCIIVGAVLSTVPLEQRVMTDIFVCLSEAMKSLTYFSLWYFPIGICFMITVQILLSNEFFRRLDDSPDSITLRSYIFTMLLCQGFHLMVTLPLMLYFFGKRRYTGLYANLGFIIVTAFGSSSSNATVPITMFTLERKMGMDPSMVGIVSSIGSCVNFDGLIIHRIVTLLYYAQQTNMVLSLIDYVYISMYVVLRSLQVVGKAGGLEDQVICDLLVLGIPAKSTMDVFITEWLLDRCMTVVNVMGDVVACSVLDNSVMKGEEKCVL